AAGACATAACAGCGTTTATCGATTTTGGCCCACGCATTAGCGACATACCCGATGCCTTAATGATGCGGATAATGGCCTGCCATCCGCTGGTTTCATTGAATCGTCAGGAGGCGGAAATTGCCGCCGAACGGTTTGCATTGAGCCGTGATGTAGAAGGTTTTGGCGCAGAATGGGTACAACGTTTCGCCGCGCCGGTAGTGGTACGCCATGATAAAGACGGCGCGTGGTATTTCAACGCACAGACATCCGGTTGCGTTCCGGCATTTGCGACAGCGGTCGTTGATACTATCGGCGCGGGCGACAGCCACGCCGGCGGCATGCTGGCCGGGCTGGCATCTGGCTGGCCCCTGGCGGATGCCGTACTGCTGGGTAACGCGGTGGCGTCCTGGGTGGTTGGGCATCGCGGCGGCGATTGCGCCCCTTCGCGCGAGGCGCTACTCCTCGCACACAAAAACGTATAAATCGCTTCGACAATAGCTGATGCTGTATTCAATGGGCCGTTGCTGCTGGTCAAGCGCTACCTGCTTAATCACCAGTACCGGCACTTTGCTGTCCATTTGGATATGCGCCTGGAATTCTGCGTCAGGCATTCGGGCGCTGACGCGTGAGCGAGTGCGCTGCGGAAAAATATGCTGGCTGCGAAAATAGTCATACAGTGAAACGCCGATGGCATCCACGTCATGGATAAGATGGGCAGGCACCCATGACTCTTCAATAGAAACCGCATCTTCATCTACGTAGCGAATGCGCTTGAGCAGGAAGACATCACTTCCGACGGCGACAGCCAACTGCTGGGCCACTTCTTCCGGGCAATGCACAATGCGCTTGTTGACCCACAGCGTATCCGGTTTTTTACCGCGTAAAACCACCTGCTGCGAAAAACCACGCGCTTCTTTTAGCGAATACTCGAAGATGTTGTTGATCTGCGTCCCGTAGCCGCGGGCACGCGTTACGACACCTTCTTCTTCCAGAGCCTGCATCGCTTTGCGTACCGTAATTCGCGAAACGCCGGTTAACTGGCTGAGATCGCGTTCACCGGGCAGGATATTGCCATGCTCCAGAATCCCGCTGCGCACAGCGTTTTTCACCGTTTGCGCAAATTTCATATACAGCGGCGTGTTATCTGCCGCTGCAATGCGTTCATTCAGTTGCGCGATAAGCTGGGTATGCGCTTGTTCCATTTATCTTTTTCCTGCAGCCGTTTCTGCAGCCAGTATACCCATTACCACCACGCGTGGAAATGATGCACAGGACCAATTCCCTCACCAACTTCCAGCGTGTCGGCCTGCGCCAGCGCCGCTGAAAGCCATAGTTTGGCTTCCTGTACGGTATCGGCCCAGTTGTTATGGCGCGGACGCAGGGCTGCCAACGCCGCCGATAGCGTACAACCGGTGCCATGGGTATTTTTGGTCATCACCCTTGGTGCGGTAAAACGCTGTTCTCCCTCATGCGTAAAGAGCCAGTCGGGGCTTTGCGCGTCATCCAGATGGCCGCCCTTCATCAACACCGCCTCGCAGCCCAGCGCCCGCAGCGCCCTTCCCTGCTCTAACATCTCCTGTTCAGTCTGCGCATGAGGAGCCCCGAGCAGTGCCGCTGCTTCAGGTAGGTTCGGGGTGATAATCGAAACCTGCGGCAGCAAATGGGTACGCAGCGTTTCTACTGCTGAGGGCGACAGCAACGGATCGCCGCTTTTCGCCAGCATCACCGTATCCAGCACCACATTTTGCACCCGATGACGTTGTAAACGTTCGGCGACCGCTTCAACAATATCCGTCTCCGCCAGCATACCTATTTTGGTCGTATCAATACGCACATCATTAAACACCGAGTCCAGCTGTGCGGCGACAAAATCAGGTTCTATACGATACACCGACTGCACCCCGCGCGTATTTTGCGCCACCAACGCGGTGATCACCGAACAGCCGTAAGCGCCCAGCGCCGAGAAGGTTTTTAAATCAGCCTGAATACCCGCGCCGCCGCTTGGATCGGTTCCGGCGATCGTTAATGCGTTAATCCGTTTCATGCTTGCTCCTGCGCGTTCAGGTTATAGAGGGCGTCGAGAAATGACGGGACAAAACTGCCCGGTCCGGTTGATTGTTGAGTGGCTATTTGCCCGGCCTGTTTCATCCAGCTACAGGCGGAGGCGACGTTATCAAGCCGGTCGCCGGGCAGTGCGCAGCTGGCCGCAACGACCGCCGATAGCGCGCATCCGGTACCCACTACGCGGGTCATCAACGGGTCACCGCCGTTGATGCAGACGGTACGCTGACCATCGGTCACATAGTCCACTTCGCCGGTAACCACGACAATGGTCCCAACCTGGCGAGCCAACGCCTGCGCTGCGGGAAGCGCAGCGGCTGGCGTATCGGTTGTGTCCACACCGCGCCCCACGCCGTTCATACCCGCCAAAGCAAGTATTTCCGAGGCATTGCCGCGAATAGCGGCAGGCTGTAGCGCCAGCAAATTCAGGCAGAAGCGACGGCGAAACTCTAGTGCGCCGACGGCAACGGGATCGAGCGTCCAAGGGGTTTTAGCAAGATGAGCTTGTTCAACTGCGGCATGCATCGCCGTGGCCCGCTCCCTGGTCAACGTACCAACGTTAACCAACAACGCGCTGGCGATAGCCGCAAACTGGCTGGCTTCCTCAGGCTCAATTACCATCGCAGGCGATGCGCCCAGCGCCAGTAGCGTATTGGCGGTAAAGCTTTGCACAACTTCGTTGGTCATGCAGTGTGTGAGCGGGGAAAGCGTTCTAAATTGGTGCAAGGTGTGAGCCGCGAGTGCGCGGCTGTGCAGGTCAGGCTGCATGGTTCAGCTCCTGCCCGCGTGAAGAAGGGACACGAGCAGTGTCAGACTTCCCTACGCTGGCATTATCCAGATCAGGTGGTACGGGTATTTCTCAGCCTTCAATGAAGAAGGGCACCCCGAGTCGTTGTTACATAAATAATGTAATGCTGGCAGCGTAGAGGAAACAGCTTGCCAAATCAAGCGCTGGTCAGTTTCAATGCTATATGAAAGTCTCCTAAAATAGGTGAAATCATAATAATGAGATTGATAAATAATCAATATTCATATTTGTTTTGAACTCGTATATTTATTTCAGCATCAACATTGACAATATATATACAAACAATGTACTTTCACTCATTATAAATGACAGCAGGCAAAGAGAATGTCGAATAAATTTATTAAATTTTTCTCCCCTGGATATTTTGGTTCAGGTTTTTTAGTTGGCCTGTTCTTTCCACTTTATTTATGCATTTATAAAAAGGCAACCTTTGATGAAATCATCCTTACTATAATAGATTTGTTAAATATAATTAAATAAACTAAAGTTATACTGATTTTCTATTAGC
The Citrobacter arsenatis DNA segment above includes these coding regions:
- a CDS encoding GntR family transcriptional regulator: MEQAHTQLIAQLNERIAAADNTPLYMKFAQTVKNAVRSGILEHGNILPGERDLSQLTGVSRITVRKAMQALEEEGVVTRARGYGTQINNIFEYSLKEARGFSQQVVLRGKKPDTLWVNKRIVHCPEEVAQQLAVAVGSDVFLLKRIRYVDEDAVSIEESWVPAHLIHDVDAIGVSLYDYFRSQHIFPQRTRSRVSARMPDAEFQAHIQMDSKVPVLVIKQVALDQQQRPIEYSISYCRSDLYVFVCEE
- the thiD gene encoding bifunctional hydroxymethylpyrimidine kinase/phosphomethylpyrimidine kinase → MKRINALTIAGTDPSGGAGIQADLKTFSALGAYGCSVITALVAQNTRGVQSVYRIEPDFVAAQLDSVFNDVRIDTTKIGMLAETDIVEAVAERLQRHRVQNVVLDTVMLAKSGDPLLSPSAVETLRTHLLPQVSIITPNLPEAAALLGAPHAQTEQEMLEQGRALRALGCEAVLMKGGHLDDAQSPDWLFTHEGEQRFTAPRVMTKNTHGTGCTLSAALAALRPRHNNWADTVQEAKLWLSAALAQADTLEVGEGIGPVHHFHAWW
- the thiM gene encoding hydroxyethylthiazole kinase, giving the protein MQPDLHSRALAAHTLHQFRTLSPLTHCMTNEVVQSFTANTLLALGASPAMVIEPEEASQFAAIASALLVNVGTLTRERATAMHAAVEQAHLAKTPWTLDPVAVGALEFRRRFCLNLLALQPAAIRGNASEILALAGMNGVGRGVDTTDTPAAALPAAQALARQVGTIVVVTGEVDYVTDGQRTVCINGGDPLMTRVVGTGCALSAVVAASCALPGDRLDNVASACSWMKQAGQIATQQSTGPGSFVPSFLDALYNLNAQEQA